Proteins encoded by one window of Kineosporia sp. NBRC 101731:
- a CDS encoding NUDIX domain-containing protein, which translates to MSSKQGYDPSKYPPVAVTVDIVLLTIRDDSLEALLVRRGQEPFKGSYALPGGFVRPDETLADAAARELEEETGARGMHLEQLSTYGDPGRDPRMRVVSAAYLALIPNPPEVTGGSDAEVAEWVPIAAFLDASLPDSPSLLAFDHRKILRDGVERARAKFEYSGLATAFCGTEFTVGELRRVYEIVWGVDLDARNFHRKVTGTLGFLEPTGEMTTRGGGRPAQLFRRGATQTLNPPILRPTPSVV; encoded by the coding sequence GTGTCCAGCAAACAGGGTTACGACCCGTCCAAGTACCCGCCGGTGGCCGTGACGGTCGACATCGTGCTGCTGACCATTCGCGACGACAGCCTCGAGGCCCTGCTGGTGCGGCGCGGACAGGAGCCGTTCAAGGGCAGCTACGCACTGCCGGGCGGTTTCGTGCGACCCGACGAGACGCTGGCCGACGCCGCTGCCCGGGAGCTCGAGGAAGAGACCGGCGCCCGGGGCATGCACCTGGAACAGCTGAGCACGTACGGAGATCCGGGGCGCGACCCGAGGATGCGGGTGGTCAGCGCGGCCTACCTGGCGCTGATCCCGAACCCGCCCGAGGTCACCGGGGGAAGTGACGCCGAAGTGGCCGAATGGGTGCCCATCGCCGCGTTCCTCGACGCCTCCCTGCCCGACTCCCCGTCGCTGCTGGCCTTCGACCACCGCAAGATCCTGCGCGACGGCGTCGAGCGGGCCCGGGCGAAGTTCGAGTACAGCGGCCTGGCCACGGCTTTCTGCGGCACCGAGTTCACCGTCGGCGAGCTGCGGCGGGTCTACGAGATCGTCTGGGGCGTCGACCTGGACGCCCGCAACTTCCACCGCAAGGTCACCGGCACCCTGGGCTTCCTGGAGCCGACCGGTGAGATGACCACCCGCGGCGGTGGGCGGCCGGCGCAGCTGTTCCGCCGGGGCGCGACCCAGACCCTGAACCCCCCGATCCTGCGGCCGACGCCGAGCGTGGTCTAA
- a CDS encoding ABC transporter ATP-binding protein has translation MSDAISITGLIKNFGSTRALDGLDLTVRTGEVHGFLGPNGAGKSTTLRVLLGLLTYDGGTVRLLDGDPRSDSAALHRRLAYVPGDVTLWPNLTGGEVIDLLGKLRGGLHERRRAELVDRFELDPTKKGRAYSKGNRQKVALVAAFASETELLLLDEPTSGLDPLMESVFRSCIQESKDLGRTVLLSSHILSEVEQLCDRVSIVRAGRTIDTGTLDDLQRLTHTTIEAELTSEPPVLEGLSGVHGVRIRNRSVYCEVEPDALTEVLRRLAESGVHHLVSRKPTLEELFLQHYQAH, from the coding sequence ATGAGTGATGCCATCTCGATCACCGGGTTGATCAAGAACTTCGGCAGCACCCGGGCCCTGGACGGGCTCGATCTGACCGTCCGCACCGGCGAGGTGCACGGTTTCCTCGGGCCCAACGGCGCGGGCAAGTCAACCACCCTGCGCGTCCTGCTCGGTCTGCTCACCTATGACGGCGGCACGGTTCGCCTGCTCGACGGCGATCCCCGCTCAGATTCCGCCGCTCTGCACCGCCGCCTGGCCTACGTGCCCGGCGACGTCACACTCTGGCCGAACCTCACCGGTGGTGAGGTGATCGACCTGCTCGGCAAGCTGCGCGGAGGGCTGCACGAGAGGCGCCGCGCCGAACTGGTCGACCGCTTCGAGCTGGACCCGACCAAGAAGGGCCGGGCCTACAGCAAAGGCAACCGGCAGAAGGTGGCGCTCGTGGCGGCGTTCGCCTCGGAGACCGAGCTGCTCCTGCTCGATGAGCCCACCTCCGGCCTGGATCCGCTGATGGAGAGTGTCTTTCGATCCTGTATCCAGGAGAGCAAAGACTTGGGCCGCACCGTGCTGCTGTCCAGCCACATCCTGAGCGAGGTCGAGCAACTGTGTGACCGGGTGAGTATCGTGCGGGCCGGACGCACGATCGACACCGGCACGCTCGACGATCTCCAGCGGCTCACCCACACCACGATCGAGGCCGAACTCACATCGGAACCACCCGTCCTGGAAGGTCTCTCCGGAGTTCACGGGGTGAGGATCAGGAACCGGTCCGTGTACTGCGAAGTGGAACCCGACGCCCTCACCGAGGTGCTGAGAAGGCTGGCCGAGTCGGGCGTCCACCATCTGGTCAGCCGAAAGCCCACCCTGGAAGAACTTTTCCTTCAGCACTATCAGGCGCACTGA